The Pseudomonas sp. TH06 genome has a window encoding:
- a CDS encoding PAS domain S-box protein: MATQLAASRIALASSEARQRAIFECAVDFAMVVTDPLGIITEWNSGAANVMGWTAEEMLGQSAERFFTPADRAAGRVGLEMQRALLEGRASDERWHLHKDGQLFWASGELMPLYADNQAHLGFVKILRDRTDEHLAGRALFETQERYRLAVKATRDAVWDWDLQTGQIVWNEALQQAYGFPPAAINSSSDWRFAQMHPQDRDSVQASIRSAIAGSESTWSAEYRFRCEDGSYAEVLDRGHLIRNADGKAERMIGAMLDLTRSRSAETALRLSEERFSTILETIEAAFAIVKVKFDADDRPVDYFFVEANPAFERQCGVNLRGKWVTEFAPNLESFWFETYGHVAKTGEPANFESYANTFERWFDVRAVRVGAPEDRQIAIFFSDVTARRDAEERLRISEAVARENVERVQLALAAGAIIGTWHWDLPNDRFAVDEGFARVFNLDPALGRDGLSLEQVAMTVHPDDRDGLTGAITAAIARGGAYSHQYRVRGADEKYNWIEANGRVECADDGTPLRFPGVLIDVEERRNVEAERDRANAALRALNDTLEQRVSARTADLMQAEEKLRQSQKMEAVGQLTGGLAHDFNNLLAGISAALELMEKRIAQGRLKDVDKYMVTAQGATRRAAALTHRLLAFSRRQTLDPRPTDVNTLIVGMTELIQRTVGPSIRLKTLAAPDLWPALVDASQLENTLLNLCINARDAMPDGGRITVETSNRSIAVQSAQTLDLPEGEYLCLCVTDTGTGMSAEVIAKAFDPFFTTKPLGQGTGLGLSMIYGFTKQSGGQVRVHSEVGQGTTMCIYLPRYRGEAQQNHDATHSTATPVAKAGETLLIVDDEPSVRMLLKDVLSELGYTVLEAADSVEGLETLRSRVHIDLLITDVGLPGGMNGRQMADAGREIRPKLKTLFITGYAENAVIGGGQLGPGMQVLTKPFAVDTLVARVSNLMSTNIE, from the coding sequence ATGGCCACGCAACTTGCTGCCAGCCGGATCGCGCTCGCCAGCAGCGAGGCACGTCAGCGGGCAATCTTCGAATGCGCGGTGGATTTCGCCATGGTCGTCACCGATCCACTGGGCATCATCACCGAATGGAACTCCGGTGCCGCCAATGTCATGGGCTGGACCGCCGAGGAAATGCTCGGCCAGAGCGCCGAGCGCTTTTTCACTCCGGCGGATCGTGCCGCCGGCCGTGTCGGACTGGAAATGCAGCGCGCGTTGCTCGAAGGACGTGCCTCGGATGAGCGCTGGCATCTGCACAAGGACGGCCAACTGTTCTGGGCATCGGGTGAGCTGATGCCGCTGTACGCGGACAATCAGGCGCATCTGGGCTTTGTGAAAATCCTCCGTGATCGCACCGACGAACATCTGGCCGGACGCGCACTCTTCGAGACTCAAGAGCGCTATCGTCTGGCGGTCAAGGCGACCCGCGATGCGGTCTGGGACTGGGATCTGCAAACCGGACAGATCGTCTGGAACGAAGCATTGCAGCAAGCCTATGGATTCCCGCCCGCCGCCATCAATTCGAGCAGTGATTGGCGCTTTGCCCAGATGCACCCGCAGGATCGCGACAGCGTCCAGGCCTCGATCCGTTCGGCGATTGCCGGCAGCGAATCGACCTGGAGCGCCGAATATCGCTTCCGCTGCGAAGACGGGTCGTACGCCGAGGTGCTCGATCGCGGCCACTTGATCCGCAACGCCGACGGCAAAGCCGAACGCATGATCGGCGCGATGCTCGACCTGACCCGCTCGCGCAGTGCCGAAACCGCGTTGCGCCTGAGCGAAGAGCGCTTCAGCACCATTCTGGAAACCATCGAAGCGGCTTTCGCCATCGTCAAAGTCAAATTCGACGCCGACGACCGCCCGGTGGATTACTTCTTCGTCGAGGCCAACCCGGCATTCGAGCGTCAGTGCGGGGTCAATCTGCGCGGCAAATGGGTGACCGAGTTCGCGCCGAATCTGGAAAGCTTCTGGTTCGAAACTTACGGCCACGTCGCCAAGACCGGCGAACCGGCGAATTTCGAAAGTTACGCCAACACCTTTGAGCGCTGGTTCGACGTGCGCGCCGTTCGCGTGGGTGCCCCCGAGGATCGACAGATCGCGATCTTTTTCAGCGACGTCACCGCACGCCGCGACGCTGAGGAGCGACTGCGAATCAGCGAAGCCGTCGCCCGGGAAAACGTCGAGCGCGTACAACTCGCCCTCGCCGCTGGCGCCATTATCGGCACCTGGCACTGGGATCTGCCGAACGATCGCTTCGCCGTGGACGAAGGCTTTGCCCGCGTATTCAACCTTGACCCGGCGCTGGGTCGCGACGGCCTGAGCCTGGAACAAGTGGCGATGACCGTGCACCCCGACGACCGCGACGGACTCACCGGCGCGATCACTGCAGCGATTGCCCGCGGCGGCGCTTATTCCCATCAGTACCGGGTGCGCGGCGCCGATGAAAAATACAACTGGATCGAAGCCAACGGCCGCGTCGAATGCGCAGACGACGGCACCCCCCTGCGGTTCCCCGGCGTGCTGATCGATGTCGAGGAGCGGCGCAACGTCGAAGCCGAACGTGACCGCGCCAACGCGGCGTTACGCGCGCTCAACGACACCCTCGAACAACGCGTGTCGGCGCGTACGGCCGATCTCATGCAGGCCGAAGAGAAACTGCGGCAATCACAGAAAATGGAAGCAGTCGGGCAGTTGACCGGTGGTCTGGCCCATGACTTCAACAACCTGCTGGCCGGCATATCGGCAGCGCTGGAGCTGATGGAAAAACGCATCGCTCAGGGCCGCCTGAAAGACGTCGACAAGTACATGGTCACCGCTCAAGGCGCGACCCGTCGTGCAGCCGCCCTGACCCATCGTCTCCTGGCGTTCTCCCGCCGCCAGACGCTCGACCCGCGTCCGACCGACGTCAACACGCTGATTGTCGGGATGACCGAGTTGATCCAGCGCACCGTCGGCCCGAGCATTCGCTTGAAGACGCTGGCGGCCCCCGATCTGTGGCCGGCACTGGTGGACGCCAGTCAACTGGAAAACACCCTTCTGAATCTGTGCATCAACGCCCGCGACGCCATGCCCGATGGTGGGCGCATCACGGTGGAAACCTCCAACCGATCGATTGCGGTGCAGTCTGCGCAAACCCTCGATCTGCCCGAAGGCGAGTACCTGTGTCTCTGCGTCACGGACACCGGCACCGGTATGAGCGCCGAAGTCATCGCCAAGGCCTTCGACCCGTTTTTCACCACCAAACCGCTCGGTCAGGGCACGGGACTTGGGCTGTCGATGATCTATGGTTTCACCAAGCAATCGGGCGGTCAGGTGCGTGTGCACTCTGAAGTCGGTCAAGGCACGACGATGTGCATTTACCTGCCACGCTATCGTGGTGAGGCCCAACAAAATCATGATGCCACCCACAGCACCGCGACGCCGGTGGCGAAGGCCGGTGAGACCCTGTTGATCGTCGACGACGAACCCAGCGTGCGGATGTTGCTCAAGGATGTCCTCAGCGAACTTGGCTATACCGTGCTGGAGGCCGCCGACAGTGTCGAGGGTCTGGAAACGTTGCGATCCCGTGTACACATCGATTTGCTCATCACCGATGTCGGTTTGCCCGGTGGCATGAACGGACGGCAAATGGCCGATGCGGGCCGGGAAATCCGACCGAAACTGAAGACCTTGTTCATCACCGGCTACGCCGAAAACGCGGTGATCGGTGGCGGCCAACTCGGGCCGGGCATGCAGGTCCTGACCAAGCCTTTTGCCGTCGATACCCTGGTGGCCCGGGTCAGCAATCTGATGTCCACCAACATCGAGTGA
- a CDS encoding helix-turn-helix transcriptional regulator: MNSYLFPHIGKVIASTGSRHFPRMLHDLIRTQLAVDATHIRQMRVEPLGRTASRSEFEPLKDSALLAETVFSEHSAAAPDALPTSESSASADASQLHLTRRKDGYRYVISVYRNGESQRFSAQERSLLQDISPVLLPMVEKHINALQPASIDAERPSETAEGSGLETLRGRFTERLQQLGLSLSNRETEVCVGLLAGRTAPELAEQLQLKVNTVESYLKRAAIKLGISGRHSLMRWMYSPQETSASSAA; this comes from the coding sequence ATGAATTCATACCTGTTCCCTCACATCGGCAAAGTCATTGCGAGCACCGGCAGCCGGCATTTCCCGCGCATGCTGCATGACCTCATCCGCACCCAGTTGGCGGTCGATGCCACGCACATTCGCCAGATGCGCGTCGAACCGCTGGGGCGCACCGCCAGCCGCAGTGAGTTCGAACCGCTGAAAGATTCGGCCCTGCTGGCCGAAACGGTATTTTCCGAACACAGTGCCGCGGCGCCCGATGCCCTGCCGACCTCCGAGTCATCGGCTAGCGCCGACGCCTCGCAATTGCATCTGACCCGCCGCAAGGACGGTTACCGCTATGTGATTTCGGTCTACCGTAACGGTGAGTCCCAGCGTTTTTCCGCGCAGGAGCGCAGCCTCTTGCAAGACATTTCCCCGGTGCTGTTGCCCATGGTGGAAAAACACATCAACGCGCTGCAACCCGCCAGCATTGACGCAGAACGCCCCTCAGAGACCGCCGAAGGCTCGGGACTGGAAACCCTGCGCGGGCGTTTTACCGAGCGTTTGCAGCAATTGGGGTTGAGCTTGTCGAATCGCGAAACCGAAGTGTGCGTCGGCCTGCTCGCCGGACGCACCGCGCCGGAACTGGCAGAGCAGTTGCAGTTGAAGGTCAACACGGTGGAAAGCTATCTCAAACGAGCCGCCATCAAACTCGGGATCAGCGGCCGGCATTCATTGATGCGCTGGATGTATTCGCCACAGGAAACCTCCGCCTCAAGCGCTGCCTGA
- a CDS encoding cryptochrome/photolyase family protein, giving the protein MKATHRLCLVLGDQLSFDLASLQGLDRERDTVLLVEVMEEASHVPHHPQKIVLVFSAMRHFAQALRGLGYRVQYVKLDDPDNTGTAPSELQRWHALLQPDEVHLTETGDWRLEQSLRDCGLPIDWHSDSRFLCTRGEFADWAAGKKQLRMEFFYREMRRKSRLLLNGDGTPIGGAWNFDADNRKSLPKSVKPPYPINFATDAITHEVIALVKNRFASHYGSVDDFNYPVTHADAQALWEYFVDFGLAGFGDYQDAMASDEPFLFHARISAALNIGLLDLRQLCSDVEAAYWSGSVALNAAEGFIRQLIGWREYVRGVYWLKMPDYAEGNAFGNSRPLPEFYWTGDTQMNCMRQAIGQSLKHAYAHHIHRLMVTGNFALLTGIAPKQICEWYLAIYMDAFDWVELPNTLGMVMHADGGYLGSKPYCASGQYIKRMSDYCRGCAYKVTESTTDDACPFNSLYWHFLMRHGDALRSNQRMGMLYKNLDRMSADKQQALWQRGQGLLDRLDNGQSF; this is encoded by the coding sequence ATGAAAGCAACCCACCGGCTGTGCCTGGTCCTCGGCGACCAGTTATCTTTCGATCTCGCCTCGTTGCAGGGGCTGGATCGCGAACGCGATACCGTTCTGCTGGTAGAGGTGATGGAGGAAGCCAGCCATGTTCCTCATCACCCGCAAAAGATCGTGCTGGTGTTCAGCGCCATGCGGCACTTTGCTCAGGCGTTGCGCGGCCTGGGCTATCGGGTGCAGTACGTCAAGCTCGACGACCCAGACAATACCGGCACCGCGCCCAGCGAGTTGCAGCGCTGGCATGCGCTATTGCAGCCGGACGAGGTGCACCTGACCGAAACCGGCGACTGGCGTCTGGAGCAATCGTTGAGGGACTGTGGCTTGCCGATTGACTGGCACAGCGACAGCCGTTTTCTCTGCACGCGCGGCGAATTCGCCGACTGGGCGGCCGGTAAAAAACAGCTGCGCATGGAATTCTTCTATCGCGAGATGCGCCGCAAGAGTCGACTGCTGCTCAACGGTGACGGCACGCCGATTGGCGGCGCGTGGAATTTCGACGCCGACAATCGCAAGTCGCTACCCAAAAGCGTCAAGCCGCCCTACCCAATCAACTTCGCTACAGACGCCATCACCCATGAAGTCATCGCGCTGGTTAAAAATCGCTTTGCCAGCCACTACGGTTCCGTAGACGACTTCAACTACCCGGTGACACACGCCGATGCTCAGGCGTTGTGGGAATACTTCGTGGATTTCGGCCTGGCCGGTTTTGGCGATTATCAGGACGCCATGGCCAGCGACGAACCGTTTCTGTTTCATGCGCGGATCAGCGCTGCGCTCAACATCGGGCTGCTCGATCTGCGTCAGCTGTGCAGCGACGTGGAGGCCGCTTATTGGTCAGGCAGCGTTGCCCTGAATGCCGCCGAAGGCTTCATTCGGCAATTGATCGGCTGGCGTGAATACGTGCGTGGCGTGTACTGGCTGAAGATGCCCGACTACGCCGAGGGCAATGCATTCGGGAACAGCAGGCCATTACCGGAGTTCTACTGGACCGGTGACACGCAGATGAATTGCATGCGTCAGGCCATCGGTCAAAGCCTGAAACACGCCTATGCCCACCATATCCATCGGCTGATGGTGACCGGCAATTTCGCCTTGCTGACCGGTATTGCGCCGAAGCAGATCTGCGAGTGGTATCTGGCCATTTACATGGACGCTTTCGACTGGGTCGAGCTGCCCAACACATTAGGCATGGTGATGCATGCCGACGGTGGTTATCTCGGTTCCAAGCCCTACTGCGCGAGCGGCCAGTACATCAAGCGAATGTCCGATTATTGTCGCGGCTGTGCTTACAAAGTGACTGAAAGCACCACTGATGACGCCTGCCCTTTCAATTCTCTTTACTGGCATTTCCTGATGCGTCATGGCGATGCTCTGCGAAGCAATCAACGCATGGGCATGCTCTACAAAAACCTCGACCGCATGTCTGCGGACAAGCAACAGGCACTTTGGCAGCGTGGCCAGGGGCTGCTCGACAGGCTGGATAACGGTCAGTCGTTTTGA
- a CDS encoding MFS transporter codes for MSNHLDRRNNLSLDSLNFFLADVRDGLGPYLAIYLLAVHHWDPASIGVVMTIAGIAALITQTPAGALVDSSRAKRALIAIAALIVTGSCLLLPFVTSFSLVALTQALSAAAASIFAPAICAITLGMTGPRAFTRRTGRNETFNHAGNACAALLAGVFAYLFGPVAVFYLMAGMALASVIALYFVSADAIDHDLARGLDPAAAGQHQPSGLTVLLSNRPLLLFAICCSLFHLANAAMLPLVSQKLAQTNLQMATPLTSACIVAAQLVMVPAALLVGAKADVWGRKPLLLAGFLILPLRGVLYTLSDDPYWLVAVQMLDGVGAGLFGALFPIMVKDLTQGTGHFNISLGALTTVFGLGAALSNGLAGFVVQGAGYSAAFLTLAGIAAAAVMLLWVGVPETLRGSPTPGLASRYG; via the coding sequence GTGAGCAATCATCTGGATCGCCGCAATAACCTTTCGCTGGACAGCCTCAATTTTTTCCTCGCCGATGTGCGCGACGGCCTCGGGCCCTATCTGGCGATCTATCTGCTGGCCGTGCATCACTGGGACCCGGCCAGTATCGGCGTGGTCATGACAATAGCCGGCATCGCCGCGCTGATTACCCAGACACCGGCCGGCGCACTGGTCGACAGCAGCCGCGCCAAACGCGCACTGATCGCCATCGCGGCACTGATCGTCACCGGCAGCTGCCTGCTGCTGCCCTTCGTGACGTCTTTCAGTCTGGTGGCGTTGACGCAAGCCTTGAGCGCAGCGGCTGCCTCGATATTTGCCCCGGCCATTTGCGCGATCACCCTGGGCATGACCGGCCCGCGAGCGTTCACCCGGCGAACCGGGCGCAACGAAACCTTCAACCATGCCGGCAATGCCTGCGCCGCTTTGCTCGCCGGGGTGTTCGCGTATCTGTTCGGTCCCGTTGCAGTGTTTTATCTGATGGCCGGCATGGCCCTCGCCAGTGTGATCGCTCTGTACTTTGTCAGCGCCGATGCCATAGACCATGACTTGGCACGCGGCCTCGACCCCGCCGCCGCAGGGCAACATCAACCCTCCGGTTTGACAGTGTTGCTCAGCAACCGGCCATTGCTGCTGTTTGCCATTTGCTGCTCGCTGTTTCACCTGGCGAATGCCGCCATGCTGCCGCTGGTAAGCCAGAAACTCGCACAAACCAATTTGCAAATGGCCACGCCACTGACGTCCGCGTGCATTGTCGCGGCGCAACTGGTGATGGTTCCGGCTGCGCTGCTGGTCGGCGCCAAAGCCGATGTGTGGGGGCGCAAACCCTTGCTGCTCGCGGGTTTTCTGATCCTGCCCCTGCGCGGCGTGCTCTACACACTCTCAGACGATCCTTATTGGCTGGTCGCGGTGCAAATGCTTGATGGCGTCGGCGCGGGTCTGTTCGGCGCGCTGTTCCCGATCATGGTCAAAGACCTCACGCAAGGCACCGGCCATTTCAATATCAGCCTGGGCGCACTGACCACCGTGTTCGGTCTCGGTGCGGCGCTGAGTAACGGACTGGCCGGATTCGTCGTGCAAGGGGCGGGTTACAGCGCAGCGTTTCTGACGTTGGCGGGGATTGCGGCGGCGGCAGTGATGCTGCTTTGGGTGGGGGTTCCGGAGACGTTGCGTGGGTCGCCGACTCCTGGTCTCGCCTCCAGATATGGTTAG
- the macA gene encoding macrolide transporter subunit MacA, which translates to MEKSKLRKVGMGLALAAVAGLVFYTVQAPAEAPQYLTATVERSDIENAVLATGLLEGIKQVDVGAQVSGQLKSLKVKVGDKVKKGQWLAEIDPLVLQNTLRQAQVDEENLQAQKRATQAQLKQTKAIYERYKNLQDDASISRQDFETAQSDYEVQQANLLSLDAQIKSAHIQIDTAKVNLAYTRIVAPIDGDVVGIVTQEGQTVIANQLAPILLKLADLDTMTVKAQVSEADVIHIAPGQEVYFTILGEDKRYYGKLRGTEPAPQNFLEAPPAGTPKQNSAVFYNALFEVPNLDHRLRISMTAQVRIVLDTAKSVLTVPVAALGPRNADGSFPVRVLDAKGHAQSRNVQTGINNNVKVQVNDGLAEGDRVVIGDPVTNVAGA; encoded by the coding sequence ATGGAAAAGTCGAAGTTGCGCAAAGTCGGTATGGGATTGGCGTTGGCCGCGGTGGCCGGATTGGTGTTCTACACGGTGCAGGCTCCGGCCGAGGCACCGCAGTACCTGACCGCCACGGTCGAACGCAGTGATATCGAAAACGCGGTGCTGGCCACCGGGTTGCTCGAAGGCATCAAGCAAGTGGACGTTGGCGCACAAGTCTCCGGACAGTTGAAGTCGCTCAAGGTCAAGGTCGGCGACAAAGTGAAGAAGGGCCAGTGGCTGGCGGAAATCGATCCGCTGGTGTTGCAGAACACCTTGCGTCAGGCCCAGGTCGATGAGGAAAACCTGCAAGCGCAAAAGCGCGCCACGCAGGCGCAACTCAAGCAGACCAAGGCGATTTACGAACGCTATAAAAACCTGCAGGACGATGCGTCGATCTCACGTCAGGATTTCGAAACCGCACAGTCGGACTACGAAGTGCAGCAGGCCAATCTGTTGTCCCTCGATGCACAGATCAAAAGCGCACACATCCAGATCGACACCGCCAAGGTCAATCTGGCGTATACGCGGATCGTCGCGCCGATTGATGGCGACGTGGTCGGCATCGTCACTCAGGAAGGTCAGACCGTGATCGCTAACCAGTTGGCGCCGATCCTGCTGAAACTGGCGGACCTGGACACCATGACAGTCAAGGCCCAAGTCTCCGAGGCCGATGTGATTCACATCGCCCCGGGGCAGGAGGTGTATTTCACCATTCTCGGCGAGGACAAGCGCTATTACGGCAAGCTGCGCGGCACCGAACCGGCGCCGCAAAACTTCCTGGAAGCGCCGCCCGCCGGCACGCCCAAGCAAAACTCGGCGGTGTTCTATAACGCGTTGTTCGAAGTGCCCAACCTCGACCATCGCTTGCGCATTTCGATGACTGCGCAAGTGCGCATCGTCCTCGACACGGCCAAGTCAGTGCTGACCGTGCCGGTGGCGGCGCTGGGACCGCGCAATGCCGATGGCAGCTTTCCGGTACGGGTGCTGGACGCCAAAGGCCATGCGCAGTCGCGCAACGTGCAGACCGGGATCAACAACAACGTCAAAGTACAGGTCAATGACGGCTTGGCCGAGGGCGATCGCGTGGTGATCGGTGATCCAGTGACCAACGTGGCAGGGGCTTGA
- a CDS encoding MacB family efflux pump subunit, with translation MTQPLLQLTGITRSFTAGDREFLALKNINLTINAGEMVAIIGASGSGKSTLMNILGCLDYATAGSYKINGQETRDLDNQALAELRRDYFGFIFQRYHLLPHLSAMHNVEMPAIYAGIPQLQRHARARELLARLGLQEHLSHRPSQLSGGQQQRVSIARALMNGGEVILADEPTGALDTASGKEVMRILLELHAAGHTVILVTHDPKVAANAERIIEVSDGEILSDRSNVRDTTQLPDEDTVTPKARASRRLVASLGLFKEAFSMAWVALISHRMRTLLTMLGIVIGITSVVSISAVGEGAKRYVLKDIAAIGSNTIDIYPGTSYGDKRAAAIETLLPADVTALNQLYYVDSATPMIGRSLLLRYRNIDLDAQVNGVSHQYFQVRGIKMAEGIPFSESDARRQAQVVVIDHNTRQRLFGAGVDPLGQVILIGNLPCTVIGVAAENKNLFASGKTLNVWVPYETAAGRVLGQRYLDSISVRMKDGQPSKVVEEHVTQLLLQRHGIKDFFTNNLDSVLQTVQKTSRSLALLLSLIAVISLVVGGIGVMNIMLVSVTERTREIGIRMAVGARQSDIRQQFLVEAVMVCLLGGAIGITLSYAIGHLFSVFIKEWEMVFSLTSVLTAVVCSTLIGIVFGFVPARNASRLDPIEALARD, from the coding sequence ATGACGCAACCGCTGCTGCAACTCACGGGCATCACCCGCAGTTTTACCGCCGGTGACCGCGAATTTCTCGCGCTGAAAAACATCAACCTGACGATCAATGCCGGGGAAATGGTGGCGATCATCGGCGCCTCGGGCTCGGGCAAATCGACGCTGATGAACATTCTTGGCTGCCTCGATTACGCCACGGCCGGTAGCTACAAAATCAACGGCCAGGAAACCCGCGATCTGGACAATCAGGCGCTGGCGGAACTGCGCCGTGATTACTTCGGCTTCATCTTCCAGCGTTACCATTTGCTGCCGCACCTGAGCGCCATGCACAACGTCGAAATGCCAGCGATCTACGCGGGTATTCCACAGCTGCAACGCCATGCCCGAGCCCGTGAGTTATTGGCGCGGCTGGGCTTGCAGGAACACTTGAGCCACCGGCCTAGCCAACTCTCCGGCGGACAGCAACAGCGGGTAAGTATCGCCCGAGCCTTGATGAACGGCGGCGAAGTGATTCTCGCCGATGAACCGACCGGTGCGCTCGATACCGCCAGCGGCAAGGAAGTGATGCGCATCCTGCTGGAACTGCACGCAGCCGGGCACACGGTGATTCTGGTGACCCACGACCCGAAAGTCGCGGCCAACGCCGAGCGCATCATCGAGGTCAGCGACGGCGAAATCCTCAGCGATCGCAGCAACGTGCGTGACACCACACAATTGCCGGACGAAGACACGGTGACACCCAAAGCAAGGGCTTCACGGCGTCTGGTCGCCAGTCTCGGTTTGTTCAAAGAGGCGTTCAGCATGGCGTGGGTCGCGCTGATCTCGCACCGCATGCGCACGTTGTTGACGATGCTCGGTATCGTCATCGGCATCACTTCGGTGGTGTCGATCTCGGCGGTGGGTGAGGGCGCCAAGCGCTATGTGCTGAAGGACATCGCGGCCATCGGCAGCAATACCATCGATATCTATCCTGGCACCAGCTACGGCGACAAGCGCGCAGCCGCCATCGAAACCCTGTTGCCCGCCGACGTCACGGCACTCAATCAGTTGTATTACGTCGACAGCGCCACGCCGATGATCGGTCGCAGTCTGTTGCTGCGTTATCGCAATATCGATCTGGACGCGCAGGTCAATGGCGTCAGTCATCAATACTTCCAGGTACGCGGGATCAAAATGGCCGAGGGCATCCCGTTCAGCGAAAGCGATGCGCGGCGCCAGGCGCAGGTGGTGGTGATTGATCACAACACCCGCCAGCGCTTGTTCGGTGCCGGTGTCGACCCGTTGGGGCAAGTGATCCTGATCGGCAATCTGCCGTGCACGGTGATCGGCGTGGCGGCGGAGAACAAAAACCTCTTCGCCTCGGGCAAGACCCTCAACGTCTGGGTGCCCTATGAAACTGCAGCCGGGCGGGTACTGGGCCAGCGTTATCTGGACAGCATCAGCGTGCGCATGAAAGACGGCCAGCCGAGCAAAGTCGTCGAAGAACATGTCACGCAGTTGTTGCTGCAACGTCATGGCATCAAGGATTTCTTCACCAACAATCTCGACAGCGTCTTGCAGACCGTGCAGAAAACCAGCCGCTCGCTGGCGTTGCTGCTGTCGTTGATCGCGGTCATTTCGCTGGTGGTCGGTGGTATCGGGGTGATGAACATCATGCTGGTGTCGGTGACCGAGCGTACCCGCGAGATCGGCATTCGCATGGCGGTCGGCGCGCGGCAATCGGACATTCGCCAGCAGTTCCTGGTGGAGGCGGTGATGGTCTGTCTTTTAGGCGGAGCGATCGGGATTACGCTGTCCTACGCCATCGGCCACCTGTTTTCGGTGTTTATCAAAGAATGGGAAATGGTCTTCTCGCTGACATCGGTGCTGACGGCGGTGGTCTGCTCGACGCTGATCGGCATCGTGTTTGGCTTTGTGCCGGCAAGAAATGCATCGCGACTGGATCCGATCGAGGCGTTGGCCCGGGATTGA
- the ycaC gene encoding isochorismate family cysteine hydrolase YcaC: MNTPTYNRLNKDDAIVLLVDHQTGLISLVQDFSPNEFKNNVLALADLAKFFELPTILTTSFEQGPNGPLVPELKEMFPDAPYIARPGQINAWDNEDFVKAIKATGRKQIIIAGVVTDVCVAFPTLSALAEGFDVFVVTDASGTFNTTVQQAAWSRMTQAGAQMMNWFSVACELHRDWRNDIEGLGNLLSQRIPNYRNLMNSYSALTALQK, encoded by the coding sequence ATGAACACTCCAACCTACAACCGCCTCAACAAAGACGACGCCATCGTGCTGCTGGTCGATCACCAGACCGGTCTGATTTCGCTGGTACAGGACTTCTCGCCGAACGAGTTCAAGAACAACGTACTGGCGCTGGCCGATCTGGCCAAGTTCTTCGAATTGCCGACCATCCTCACCACCAGTTTCGAACAAGGCCCGAACGGCCCGCTGGTGCCGGAGCTGAAAGAAATGTTCCCGGACGCGCCGTACATCGCTCGCCCAGGCCAGATCAACGCCTGGGACAACGAAGACTTCGTCAAGGCGATCAAGGCCACTGGTCGCAAACAGATCATCATCGCCGGTGTGGTGACGGACGTCTGCGTAGCGTTCCCGACACTGTCGGCGCTGGCGGAAGGCTTTGATGTGTTCGTGGTGACCGATGCTTCCGGCACCTTCAACACCACCGTGCAACAGGCTGCATGGAGTCGCATGACCCAGGCCGGTGCGCAAATGATGAACTGGTTCTCGGTGGCCTGTGAGTTGCACCGCGACTGGCGCAACGATATTGAAGGGCTGGGCAATCTGCTGTCGCAGCGGATCCCCAACTATCGCAACCTGATGAACAGCTACTCGGCGCTGACGGCTTTGCAAAAATAG